Proteins from a genomic interval of Pseudanabaena yagii GIHE-NHR1:
- a CDS encoding hybrid sensor histidine kinase/response regulator, with protein MNNLDPNQDFNQELQQIQKVEEEEKAINTSSILIVDDTLYNIQLLSLMLIRQGYVVEQATNGQEALEKATQLLPDIILLDIRMPDIDGYEVCKILKANPTTQGIPIIFISSIEEPSEKVEAFSVGGVDYISKPFQLIEVLARIETHLRLCSLQKKLQEQNEQLQLSASVLARSLKQERELSEMKTNFISVVSHEFRTPLTTIQSAAELLEHYEWTKEEQTEQLHQIQSEVKHMTELMEDVLFLSRTNANKAKLNVTEFDLLKFCKQLIRQIQRTFGKNYNLHSSFHHSVNDISIDNPHLQQDIPQFTVQMDEKLLRQILSNLITNAIKYSPENKDIDFQMIIDQENAIFIISDHGIGIPEEDLTHLFSAFHRGKNVGILPGTGLGLSIVKNCVDIHNGLISVKSQLNIGTEFRVTLPIDNHLTT; from the coding sequence ATGAATAATCTAGATCCCAATCAAGATTTTAATCAGGAATTACAGCAAATACAAAAAGTGGAAGAAGAGGAAAAAGCAATAAATACTTCTTCAATACTCATCGTTGATGACACCCTTTATAACATTCAACTGTTATCCCTAATGCTCATCAGACAAGGTTATGTGGTTGAACAAGCAACAAATGGTCAAGAAGCCTTAGAAAAAGCGACTCAACTCTTACCTGACATAATTTTGCTTGATATTCGGATGCCTGATATTGATGGTTATGAAGTTTGTAAAATCCTCAAAGCTAATCCTACAACCCAAGGAATCCCGATCATTTTCATTAGTTCCATTGAAGAGCCATCGGAAAAGGTAGAAGCGTTTTCTGTAGGCGGTGTGGACTATATTAGTAAGCCGTTTCAATTAATCGAAGTCCTAGCCAGAATCGAAACCCATCTGCGATTATGTTCTCTCCAAAAGAAATTACAAGAACAAAATGAACAGTTACAATTATCCGCTTCAGTATTGGCGCGATCGCTAAAACAAGAGCGAGAACTTAGTGAAATGAAAACTAACTTTATCTCAGTTGTCTCCCATGAGTTCCGCACTCCCCTTACTACGATTCAGAGTGCTGCTGAGCTACTAGAACACTATGAATGGACAAAAGAGGAACAAACTGAACAATTGCATCAAATCCAATCGGAAGTGAAGCATATGACTGAATTAATGGAAGATGTGCTATTCCTTAGTCGGACTAATGCCAACAAGGCAAAGCTAAATGTAACTGAATTTGATCTTTTAAAATTTTGCAAGCAACTAATACGCCAAATCCAAAGAACATTTGGTAAAAACTATAACCTCCATTCATCATTCCATCATTCAGTGAATGATATATCAATTGATAATCCTCATCTACAACAGGATATTCCTCAATTTACAGTGCAAATGGATGAGAAACTCTTACGTCAAATCCTTTCAAATCTAATCACTAATGCAATTAAGTATTCTCCTGAAAATAAAGATATTGATTTTCAAATGATCATTGATCAGGAGAATGCGATCTTCATCATCAGTGATCATGGGATCGGTATTCCTGAAGAAGACTTAACCCATTTATTTAGCGCATTTCATCGAGGTAAAAATGTTGGTATATTACCTGGTACAGGATTAGGTTTATCAATTGTTAAAAACTGTGTAGATATTCACAATGGTTTAATATCTGTCAAGAGTCAATTAAATATAGGAACAGAATTTAGAGTTACCTTACCAATTGATAATCATCTAACAACCTAG
- a CDS encoding hybrid sensor histidine kinase/response regulator has product MKKILLIEDNPNVLQNTSRMLQAEGYMVITANNGRQGLDMAQQQIPSLIICDIMMPEIDGYGVISALRNNPATTAIPFIFLSAKSDKTDFRQGMELGSDDYLTKPFTRDELLGAINAQFKKQEIINSYYKQELDNLRGNISKSLPHQLLFPAIEVMGLADILVKNYHAMEAHEVPDIGKRIRKAGRNMHEMVKKFLLYAELESTENNTEWMSQIRNSKTTFVDIEISSCARKIAEHYNRASDLVVEIKDETIQISDSYLNVIAKEIIDNGFKFSPEGTTVSVSGSSNQTEYCLCVTDRGQGIEPEQIATFGAYMKFEKKLYIQQGTGLGLAIAKRLIELHGGRLEIESIPYELTQVKVFLPIIKTA; this is encoded by the coding sequence ATGAAAAAAATTCTCCTAATCGAAGATAATCCCAACGTTTTGCAAAACACATCAAGAATGCTGCAAGCTGAGGGCTATATGGTAATCACGGCGAATAATGGTCGCCAAGGTCTAGACATGGCTCAGCAGCAAATCCCTAGCTTAATCATTTGCGATATTATGATGCCAGAGATTGATGGCTATGGAGTTATTAGCGCATTACGGAATAATCCTGCAACCACTGCAATTCCTTTTATATTTCTCAGTGCTAAGTCTGATAAAACTGACTTTCGTCAAGGCATGGAACTTGGTTCCGATGACTACCTGACTAAGCCATTTACCAGAGACGAATTACTTGGTGCAATTAATGCTCAGTTTAAAAAGCAAGAGATCATCAATAGTTATTACAAGCAAGAATTAGATAATTTACGCGGCAATATCTCTAAGTCATTACCCCATCAGTTGCTGTTTCCTGCGATCGAGGTAATGGGTTTGGCAGATATCTTGGTTAAAAATTATCATGCGATGGAAGCTCATGAAGTGCCCGATATCGGTAAGCGAATTCGGAAAGCGGGTCGAAATATGCATGAGATGGTGAAAAAATTTCTGCTGTATGCTGAGTTAGAGTCAACTGAAAATAATACCGAGTGGATGAGCCAGATCCGCAATAGTAAGACAACTTTCGTCGATATTGAGATCTCCAGTTGTGCTAGGAAAATTGCGGAACATTATAATCGCGCCTCAGATTTAGTTGTTGAGATTAAGGACGAGACTATTCAAATCTCCGATTCTTATTTGAATGTAATCGCTAAGGAAATCATTGATAACGGATTTAAGTTTTCTCCTGAAGGCACAACTGTCAGCGTATCAGGGAGCAGCAATCAAACAGAATATTGTCTATGTGTTACCGACCGTGGTCAGGGGATCGAGCCTGAACAGATTGCAACTTTTGGTGCTTACATGAAGTTTGAGAAGAAACTATATATTCAACAAGGAACTGGTTTAGGTTTAGCGATCGCCAAAAGACTGATTGAACTACATGGTGGACGCTTAGAAATTGAGAGTATTCCCTACGAACTAACTCAAGTAAAAGTGTTTTTACCAATCATTAAAACAGCATAA
- a CDS encoding glycosyltransferase, with protein MQFSIILPCLNEIRHGYLESILNNLVSQNGEKEIIAVVSASDDGTDRVLEEYASQFAEIQVVRSLARNRAQRLNEGIAISQGEVVLLHHPATLLPEGIALQLIEEVLGSGYQWGAFQHSFDISHWLLRFTSWYSDNVRVKQKGIVYFDHCPFADRQFLATVGNVPDLDIFEDTVLSDRLCRLSQPVIAKGKVTTSARRFQQRGIYRHAMLNQLLKICYHFNIDPQWLNRLYEQKSSINVKY; from the coding sequence ATGCAGTTTTCGATAATTCTTCCATGTCTCAATGAAATTAGGCATGGTTATCTAGAAAGTATTCTCAATAATTTAGTTTCACAAAATGGGGAAAAGGAAATTATTGCTGTTGTCAGTGCTAGTGATGATGGAACTGATCGAGTTTTAGAGGAATATGCGTCTCAGTTTGCTGAAATCCAAGTTGTGCGATCGCTAGCTCGAAATCGCGCTCAGAGACTCAATGAGGGAATTGCAATTAGTCAGGGTGAGGTTGTTTTATTACATCATCCTGCCACACTATTACCAGAGGGCATTGCTTTACAGCTAATTGAGGAGGTGTTAGGTTCAGGTTATCAATGGGGCGCATTTCAGCATAGTTTCGATATTTCCCATTGGCTACTGCGCTTTACCTCTTGGTATTCCGACAATGTGCGAGTTAAACAAAAAGGAATTGTCTATTTTGATCATTGTCCATTTGCCGATCGCCAATTTCTAGCGACGGTTGGTAATGTCCCCGATCTTGATATTTTTGAAGATACGGTATTGAGCGATCGCCTTTGCCGATTGTCTCAGCCAGTCATAGCCAAAGGCAAAGTGACAACCTCAGCACGGAGATTTCAGCAAAGAGGAATTTATCGCCACGCTATGCTCAATCAATTGCTGAAAATCTGTTATCACTTCAATATTGATCCCCAATGGCTCAATCGTTTGTATGAACAAAAATCTAGTATTAACGTCAAATATTGA